A window of the Vibrio ostreae genome harbors these coding sequences:
- a CDS encoding ABC transporter permease subunit: MAQAEFSLKERDQKRIIKDRLVRLAVTGGGVSVLGALILIFIYLVLVVLPLFSDAKLETGYASQPINTPAPKMLAVDDYGEHAFVLSAQGKAEFWSLNHERSQPLWRGSLPLEPVQFAAGMADTRWFAVTDAANRVYIARPHFTNTVSAQGRLFIPKLEALSLGTDWPLLPESIHIQQLALAVSDSTVFLATYQSDNQVSVHWAERGNPAIRHDFTFAAPFDQLDEIKLTPDGRTLYLRTGSELAVAVRDGLNYRVREVIDLSQGQADHAVSAIYLLSGSYSLLVSHQDGLVTQWFDVLRDGERRLTQIRDFKLAEQLRFILPDTYSKGFYSFYQNGTVQSHYTTSDKLVVFARAYQQVPKLAAMSSNERYLATYDRGTISVAEVDNGYPEVSFSSLWQKVWYESYPEPQYVWQSTSASDDFEAKFSLVPIAFGTFKAALYAMLFAVPIAVLGAIYTAYFMAPKMRRVVKPSIELMEALPTVIIGFLAGLWFAPIVENNLSAIAALVLFLPLSAVLIGLVWSSLPKTWLRRIAGGWHALILIPVLLVVSVVILSYSTDIERWLFGGDVQVFLAQHGIDFDQRNALVVGFAMGFAVIPTIFTIAEDAIFSVPKHLSDGSLALGATPWQTLIHVVLLTASPGIFSAMMMGLGRAVGETMIVLMATGNTPILDWNILEGMRTLSATIAVELPESEVGSSHFRILFLAALLLFMFTFAVNSLAEWVRQRLRAKYRSL, from the coding sequence ATGGCACAGGCCGAGTTTTCATTGAAAGAGCGGGATCAAAAACGAATTATTAAGGATCGTCTTGTCCGTCTTGCAGTGACTGGTGGTGGTGTCAGTGTGCTTGGCGCCCTGATTCTGATCTTTATCTATCTGGTTCTGGTGGTCCTGCCGCTGTTTTCTGATGCGAAACTGGAAACCGGCTATGCCAGTCAGCCGATTAACACGCCGGCGCCTAAGATGCTGGCGGTGGATGATTACGGTGAGCACGCGTTTGTCCTCAGCGCGCAGGGCAAGGCCGAATTCTGGTCGCTCAATCATGAGCGCAGCCAGCCATTGTGGCGCGGATCATTGCCGTTGGAACCGGTGCAGTTTGCGGCTGGTATGGCCGATACGCGCTGGTTCGCCGTGACGGACGCGGCTAACCGGGTCTATATCGCCCGTCCCCATTTTACCAATACCGTCAGCGCGCAGGGGCGTCTGTTTATTCCTAAGTTGGAAGCGCTGTCGCTCGGTACGGACTGGCCACTGTTGCCGGAGTCAATTCATATTCAGCAACTGGCGCTTGCGGTCAGCGACAGCACGGTCTTTTTAGCCACTTACCAGTCGGATAATCAGGTTTCTGTGCATTGGGCTGAGCGGGGCAATCCGGCCATTCGTCATGACTTTACTTTTGCGGCCCCGTTTGACCAGCTTGATGAGATCAAGCTGACTCCGGACGGACGCACTTTATATTTGCGCACCGGTTCTGAGCTGGCGGTGGCAGTGCGCGACGGCCTGAATTACCGCGTGCGTGAGGTGATTGATCTCAGCCAGGGTCAAGCCGACCATGCTGTCAGTGCCATCTATCTGTTGTCCGGTTCCTACTCACTGCTGGTTTCCCATCAGGACGGACTGGTCACTCAATGGTTTGACGTGTTACGCGATGGTGAACGCCGCCTGACCCAGATCCGGGATTTTAAACTGGCCGAGCAGCTGCGTTTTATTCTGCCGGATACTTACAGTAAGGGCTTTTACAGTTTTTATCAGAACGGTACGGTGCAGAGTCACTACACCACCAGCGACAAACTGGTGGTGTTCGCCCGCGCCTATCAGCAGGTGCCGAAGCTGGCGGCGATGTCATCCAATGAACGCTATCTGGCGACGTATGATCGTGGCACCATCAGCGTGGCTGAGGTGGATAACGGCTATCCGGAAGTGTCATTCTCGTCTCTGTGGCAGAAAGTGTGGTACGAAAGCTACCCTGAGCCGCAGTATGTGTGGCAGTCGACATCAGCCAGTGATGATTTCGAGGCCAAATTCAGCCTGGTGCCGATTGCGTTCGGGACCTTTAAAGCGGCCTTGTATGCCATGCTGTTCGCGGTGCCGATAGCGGTGCTGGGCGCCATCTATACCGCTTATTTTATGGCCCCGAAAATGCGCCGGGTGGTCAAGCCGAGTATTGAACTGATGGAAGCGCTGCCGACGGTGATCATCGGTTTTCTCGCCGGGTTGTGGTTTGCGCCGATTGTGGAGAATAACCTCAGTGCGATTGCCGCGCTGGTGCTGTTTTTACCTTTGTCGGCGGTGCTGATAGGCCTGGTCTGGTCATCGTTGCCGAAAACCTGGCTGCGCAGAATAGCTGGTGGCTGGCATGCGTTGATCCTGATCCCGGTGCTGCTGGTGGTGAGCGTGGTGATTTTGTCGTACAGCACAGACATTGAGCGCTGGCTGTTTGGCGGCGACGTTCAGGTTTTTCTGGCCCAGCACGGTATCGATTTTGACCAGCGTAATGCGCTGGTGGTCGGTTTTGCCATGGGCTTTGCCGTGATCCCGACCATTTTCACCATCGCGGAAGATGCGATTTTCTCCGTACCGAAGCACCTCTCCGATGGTTCGCTGGCGTTGGGTGCGACACCGTGGCAGACCCTGATTCATGTTGTGCTGCTCACTGCCAGTCCGGGTATTTTCTCGGCGATGATGATGGGGCTGGGACGCGCAGTGGGAGAAACCATGATCGTGCTGATGGCGACCGGTAATACGCCAATCCTGGACTGGAATATTCTCGAAGGCATGCGCACCTTGTCGGCCACGATTGCGGTTGAATTGCCGGAATCAGAAGTGGGCAGCTCGCATTTCCGTATTTTGTTCCTGGCGGCGTTACTGCTGTTTATGTTTACTTTTGCGGTTAACTCGCTGGCGGAATGGGTACGTCAGCGACTGCGCGCTAAGTATCGTTCGTTGTAA
- the pstB gene encoding phosphate ABC transporter ATP-binding protein PstB → MLSVNQALGYQAPLDVNNLTDKQTAIAIEGLNLFYKQTRALNDISMRIPKGQVTAFIGPSGCGKSTLLRCINRMNDLVEGCRVEGEVKLHGKNVYSPDVDVPTLRRRVGMVFQRPNPFPKSIYENVVYGLRLQGIRNSRALDDAAEHALRAAALWDEVKGRLHENAFGLSGGQQQRLVIARAIAIEPEVLLLDEPTSALDPISTLTIEELIHELKTKYTVVIVTHNMQQAARVSDHTAFIHMGKLIEYADTDSIFTSPLKKQTEDYITGRYG, encoded by the coding sequence ATGCTTTCTGTCAATCAGGCGCTGGGTTACCAGGCGCCGCTCGACGTCAACAACTTAACCGATAAACAGACTGCGATTGCGATCGAAGGCCTCAATCTGTTTTACAAACAGACCCGGGCATTGAACGATATTTCGATGCGGATTCCCAAAGGCCAGGTCACGGCATTTATCGGCCCGTCCGGCTGCGGCAAATCGACCTTGCTGCGCTGCATCAACCGGATGAATGATCTGGTCGAAGGCTGCCGGGTCGAGGGCGAAGTCAAACTGCATGGCAAGAATGTTTACTCGCCGGACGTGGATGTGCCGACGCTGCGCCGCCGGGTCGGCATGGTGTTTCAACGCCCCAATCCGTTTCCGAAGTCGATTTACGAGAATGTGGTGTATGGGTTACGCCTGCAGGGGATTCGTAACAGCCGCGCGCTGGATGATGCCGCTGAGCATGCGCTGCGCGCGGCCGCCTTGTGGGATGAGGTTAAAGGGCGCCTGCATGAGAATGCTTTTGGGCTGTCCGGCGGTCAGCAGCAGCGCCTGGTGATTGCGCGTGCGATTGCGATTGAGCCGGAAGTTCTGCTGCTTGATGAACCGACTTCGGCGCTGGATCCGATTTCCACCCTGACGATCGAAGAGCTGATTCACGAGCTGAAAACCAAGTACACCGTGGTGATCGTCACCCATAATATGCAACAGGCTGCCCGGGTCAGTGACCATACCGCTTTTATTCATATGGGAAAATTGATCGAGTACGCAGATACCGATTCTATTTTTACTTCACCATTGAAAAAACAGACTGAAGACTACATTACTGGGCGCTACGGTTAA
- the ppk2 gene encoding polyphosphate kinase 2 yields the protein MTKLKRKVYEKELERLQVELVKLQEWVKHEKLKVVVIFEGRDAAGKGGVIKRITEKLNPRVCRVAALPAPTEKEKTQWYFQRYVAHLPAAGEIVLFDRSWYNRAGVEKVMGFCSGEEYEEFLRSCPEFERMLQRSGIILLKYWFSVSDEEQEKRFLERIKTPIKRWKFSPMDLESRHRWADYSKAKDKMFAYTDTKQCPWWVVPSDDKRSARLNCISHLLSSIEYRSIEYPPIHLPEINKEGYVRSPIEEQTLVPLKY from the coding sequence ATGACCAAATTAAAAAGAAAAGTGTACGAGAAAGAGCTCGAACGGCTGCAGGTTGAACTGGTTAAGCTGCAAGAGTGGGTCAAACATGAAAAGCTCAAAGTCGTGGTCATTTTTGAGGGCCGCGATGCCGCCGGCAAAGGCGGCGTCATCAAGCGTATCACCGAAAAGCTCAATCCGCGGGTGTGCCGGGTTGCCGCTCTGCCCGCACCGACGGAAAAAGAGAAAACCCAGTGGTACTTTCAGCGTTATGTAGCCCATCTGCCGGCGGCTGGTGAAATCGTGCTGTTTGACCGCAGCTGGTATAACCGCGCCGGGGTAGAGAAAGTGATGGGATTTTGCAGCGGCGAAGAGTATGAAGAGTTTCTGCGCTCCTGCCCGGAATTTGAACGAATGTTGCAGCGCTCCGGGATTATTCTGCTCAAATACTGGTTCTCGGTCTCTGATGAAGAGCAGGAAAAGCGCTTTCTCGAGCGGATCAAAACCCCGATTAAACGCTGGAAGTTCAGTCCGATGGATCTGGAGTCCCGTCACCGCTGGGCCGATTACTCCAAAGCGAAAGACAAGATGTTCGCCTACACCGATACCAAGCAGTGCCCGTGGTGGGTGGTGCCTTCCGATGACAAGCGCAGTGCACGCCTTAACTGCATCAGCCATCTACTCAGCAGCATCGAATATCGCAGCATTGAATATCCGCCCATCCACCTGCCGGAAATCAACAAGGAAGGCTATGTTCGCTCGCCGATAGAAGAACAGACGCTGGTACCGCTCAAGTATTAA
- the pstA gene encoding phosphate ABC transporter permease PstA, which translates to MSHWMKSGAPWIWLTGGAVSLSLISVLGLLLLIGWKGLTYFWPAPLYQWQSQDGQYLVGQLYASESVPVSHLKDMDIELPDEVIEAGSATRLNIKIANRELYGSDFVSMLALKLSEPTKPAGWMVIERARDGQFYGKPLGFEQVNGNISPHIETLLSQGLEQAEEQRAEMDGVINQQIRQIGNQVENLRLERRRHELNGKLTDDYLARYRERKQALDAKLVEAEQHLDFLRSQLSHQALLMEDMHGLKVRIPLSQILDYWFPNDMTLGEKIAQWGKQVWVFLSDDPRESNSEGGVFPAIFGTVFLVLIMSVIVMPLGVVAAVYLHEYAKDNTFTRLIRVAVINLAGVPSIVYGVFGLGFFVYTIGASIDQLFYAERLPAPTFGTPGLLWSALTLAVLTLPVVIVATEEGLTRIPLSVRHGSLALGATQFETIWRIVLPMASPAMITGLILAIARAAGEVAPLMLVGAVKLASSLPVDGEFPFVHLERKFMHLGFHIYDIGFQTSNIEAARPLVYATSFLLVTVIVALNLTAISIRNNLREKYRTLGQD; encoded by the coding sequence ATTTCGCACTGGATGAAATCCGGCGCGCCATGGATTTGGTTAACCGGTGGTGCAGTCAGCCTGAGTCTGATTTCGGTACTGGGGTTGCTGCTGCTGATCGGCTGGAAAGGGCTGACCTATTTCTGGCCGGCGCCACTTTACCAGTGGCAATCGCAAGATGGTCAGTATTTGGTGGGGCAGTTGTATGCATCGGAATCGGTGCCGGTCAGCCATTTGAAGGATATGGATATCGAGCTACCGGACGAGGTGATCGAAGCGGGCAGCGCGACACGGCTCAATATCAAAATTGCTAACCGTGAACTGTATGGCAGCGATTTTGTCTCTATGTTGGCGCTCAAGCTGAGTGAGCCGACCAAACCCGCCGGCTGGATGGTGATAGAGCGGGCCCGTGACGGCCAGTTTTACGGCAAGCCGCTTGGTTTTGAACAGGTTAATGGCAACATCAGCCCGCACATCGAGACCTTGCTCAGCCAGGGGCTGGAGCAGGCCGAGGAACAGCGCGCCGAGATGGATGGCGTGATTAATCAACAGATTCGCCAGATTGGTAATCAGGTCGAAAACCTGCGTCTTGAGCGGCGCCGTCATGAACTGAACGGCAAGCTAACTGACGACTATCTGGCTCGTTATCGTGAGCGCAAGCAAGCGCTGGATGCCAAGTTGGTTGAGGCGGAGCAGCACCTTGATTTTCTGCGCTCCCAGCTCAGTCATCAGGCGCTGCTGATGGAAGATATGCATGGCCTCAAGGTGCGGATTCCGCTCAGTCAGATTCTCGATTACTGGTTTCCGAATGACATGACGCTGGGGGAAAAAATTGCGCAGTGGGGCAAGCAGGTGTGGGTATTTCTGTCCGATGATCCGCGTGAGTCCAACTCGGAAGGCGGCGTTTTCCCCGCCATTTTCGGCACGGTTTTTCTGGTGCTGATCATGTCGGTCATCGTGATGCCGCTCGGTGTGGTGGCCGCGGTTTACCTGCACGAATACGCCAAAGACAATACCTTTACCCGCCTGATCCGGGTTGCGGTGATTAACCTCGCCGGGGTTCCGTCCATTGTGTACGGTGTGTTTGGCCTCGGCTTTTTTGTTTACACCATAGGTGCCTCGATCGACCAGCTGTTTTATGCCGAGCGTCTGCCTGCGCCGACGTTCGGGACGCCTGGCCTGTTGTGGTCAGCCCTGACTCTGGCCGTGCTGACGCTGCCGGTGGTGATTGTGGCGACCGAAGAAGGCCTGACCCGGATTCCGCTCTCGGTACGCCACGGCTCTCTGGCGTTAGGCGCGACTCAGTTTGAAACCATCTGGCGCATTGTTCTGCCGATGGCCAGCCCTGCTATGATTACAGGACTGATCCTGGCGATTGCGCGTGCGGCGGGTGAAGTGGCACCGCTGATGCTGGTCGGGGCGGTCAAGCTGGCGTCAAGTCTGCCAGTGGACGGGGAATTCCCGTTTGTTCATCTGGAACGTAAGTTTATGCACCTCGGTTTTCATATTTACGACATCGGCTTTCAGACTTCGAATATTGAAGCGGCGCGCCCGCTGGTGTACGCGACCTCATTTTTGCTGGTGACAGTGATTGTGGCGCTCAACCTCACGGCGATCAGCATTCGTAATAACTTACGCGAGAAATACCGAACTTTAGGACAAGATTAA
- the phoU gene encoding phosphate signaling complex protein PhoU, translating into MQLGRHISGQFNVELESIRTHVLTMGGLVEQQLSFAMQALNKGDEDLARKVVRDDHKVNAMEVSIDEACTRIIAKRQPTAKDLRLIMAIIKTITDLERIGDVATKIAYVAIESPDAKESQFHVSLEPLCRQAIDMLHQVLDAFARMDVEAAALVHKLDDKLDKEYEAVIRQLMTYMMEDPKNIPHILQVMWSARSIERVGDRCQNICEYIIYFVKGKDVRHLGDEGIDDALR; encoded by the coding sequence ATGCAATTAGGTCGTCATATCTCAGGACAGTTTAACGTGGAGCTGGAGTCGATCCGCACGCATGTGCTGACGATGGGAGGCCTGGTTGAGCAGCAGTTGTCATTTGCCATGCAGGCGCTCAATAAAGGTGATGAAGATCTGGCGCGCAAAGTGGTGCGCGATGACCATAAAGTCAACGCGATGGAAGTGTCGATTGATGAGGCGTGCACGCGCATTATTGCCAAGCGCCAGCCGACGGCAAAAGACCTGCGCTTGATCATGGCCATCATTAAGACCATCACCGATCTGGAACGAATCGGCGATGTGGCGACCAAAATTGCTTATGTGGCGATTGAGAGCCCGGATGCTAAAGAGAGTCAGTTTCATGTCTCGCTCGAACCCTTGTGTCGTCAGGCAATAGATATGCTGCATCAGGTGCTCGATGCGTTTGCGCGTATGGACGTGGAAGCGGCTGCTCTGGTGCATAAGCTGGATGACAAGCTCGACAAAGAGTACGAAGCGGTGATTCGTCAGTTGATGACTTACATGATGGAAGACCCGAAAAACATTCCGCATATTCTGCAGGTGATGTGGTCGGCGCGCTCCATCGAGCGGGTCGGCGACCGCTGCCAGAACATCTGTGAGTACATCATCTATTTCGTCAAAGGTAAGGATGTGCGCCACCTTGGCGATGAAGGCATCGATGACGCACTGCGTTAG
- the ppk1 gene encoding polyphosphate kinase 1, which yields MSAEKLYIDKELSWLSFNERVLQEAADKTVPLVERIRFLGIFSNNLDEFYKVRFSDVKRRILINRERGGNDSNKHLLSRMQSKAFKLNQDFDNLYNDIILEMARRRIFLVNETQLDEAQQRWISKYFHKEVLPHITPLLMKDDIDVLQFLKDEYAYIATDMKKGDESHYALIEIPTDHLPRFVMVPEQKGKRRKTIILLDNIIRYCLDDIFRGFFDYDSLNGYAIKMTRDAEYDLSHEVEYSLLELMSEGLNQRLTAMPVRFVYERDMPEQMLNFLCEKLQISHYDSLLPGGRYHNFKDFIGFPNVGRDYLENRPLPPIKCADFEGYLNAFDAIKAQDILLHYPYHSFEHITELVRQASFDPKVVSIKINIYRVAKDSRLMNSLIDAVHNGKNVVVVVELQARFDEEANIEWSRVLTEAGVHVVFGTPGMKIHAKLLLITRREENEFIRYAHIGTGNFHEKTARIYTDFSLLTADKDLTNEVRNVFGYIENPFRPVNFNHLIVSPRNSRNQLYRLIDEETAHALAGKKAAITLKVNNLVDPGLVNKLYAASSAGVQIKMIIRGMCSLVPGLEGISDNIRIISIVDRFLEHPRVLITHNEGNPKVYISSADWMTRNIDHRIEVTAPVRDERLKQRIIDIINLQFTDTVKARVIDKEMSNRYVNRGNRKKVRSQLAIYDYLKNVEKQTRKHKGSADIHDSAQQHA from the coding sequence ATGAGCGCGGAAAAGTTGTATATCGATAAAGAATTAAGTTGGCTCTCTTTTAACGAGCGGGTGCTGCAGGAAGCCGCCGATAAGACCGTGCCGCTGGTGGAACGTATCCGTTTTCTGGGCATTTTCTCCAACAACCTGGATGAATTCTATAAAGTCCGCTTCTCCGATGTAAAACGACGTATTCTGATCAACCGCGAACGCGGCGGCAATGACTCCAATAAACACCTGCTCAGTCGCATGCAGAGCAAAGCATTCAAACTCAATCAGGATTTCGACAACCTGTATAATGACATCATTCTTGAGATGGCACGGCGGCGTATTTTCCTGGTCAATGAAACCCAGCTCGATGAAGCGCAGCAGCGCTGGATCAGCAAGTATTTCCATAAAGAAGTGCTGCCGCACATTACGCCGCTGCTGATGAAAGATGACATTGATGTGCTGCAGTTTCTCAAAGATGAATACGCCTATATCGCCACCGACATGAAAAAAGGCGACGAATCCCATTATGCGCTGATCGAAATTCCGACCGATCACCTGCCGCGTTTTGTCATGGTGCCGGAACAGAAAGGTAAACGTCGCAAGACCATCATTCTGCTCGACAACATCATCCGTTACTGCCTGGACGATATTTTCCGCGGCTTTTTCGATTACGACTCGCTCAATGGCTACGCCATCAAAATGACCCGCGATGCGGAATACGATCTCAGTCATGAAGTGGAATACAGCCTGCTGGAGCTGATGTCGGAAGGCCTTAACCAGCGCCTGACCGCGATGCCGGTGCGTTTTGTTTACGAGCGCGATATGCCGGAGCAGATGCTCAATTTCCTGTGTGAAAAGCTGCAGATTTCCCATTACGACAGCTTGCTGCCGGGCGGGCGCTATCACAACTTTAAAGACTTTATCGGCTTTCCGAACGTGGGACGCGACTATCTGGAAAACCGTCCGCTGCCGCCAATCAAGTGCGCCGATTTTGAAGGCTACCTGAATGCGTTTGACGCCATCAAAGCGCAGGACATCCTGCTGCACTACCCGTACCACAGCTTCGAGCACATTACCGAGTTGGTCCGTCAGGCGTCCTTTGACCCGAAAGTGGTCAGCATTAAGATCAATATCTACCGTGTGGCCAAAGACTCTCGTCTGATGAACTCGCTGATTGATGCGGTCCACAACGGCAAAAATGTCGTGGTGGTAGTCGAACTGCAGGCCCGTTTTGATGAAGAAGCCAACATTGAATGGTCACGGGTGCTGACAGAAGCCGGCGTGCACGTGGTGTTTGGTACACCGGGGATGAAAATCCACGCCAAACTGCTGCTGATCACCCGCCGTGAAGAGAATGAATTTATCCGTTACGCCCATATCGGCACCGGTAACTTCCACGAAAAGACCGCGCGTATCTATACCGACTTTTCTCTGCTGACCGCCGACAAAGATCTCACCAACGAAGTGCGTAACGTGTTCGGCTATATTGAAAATCCGTTCCGCCCGGTGAATTTCAATCATCTGATTGTCTCACCGCGCAATTCACGTAACCAGTTGTACCGTCTGATCGATGAGGAAACCGCGCATGCCCTGGCGGGTAAAAAAGCAGCGATTACCCTGAAAGTCAACAACCTGGTCGACCCCGGCCTGGTCAATAAACTGTATGCCGCCAGCAGTGCCGGCGTGCAGATAAAGATGATCATTCGCGGCATGTGTTCTCTGGTGCCCGGCTTAGAAGGCATCAGCGATAACATTCGTATCATCAGTATTGTCGATCGCTTCCTGGAGCACCCGCGGGTCCTGATCACACATAATGAAGGCAATCCCAAGGTTTATATCTCTTCTGCTGACTGGATGACACGTAATATTGATCACCGTATCGAAGTGACCGCACCAGTGCGTGACGAGCGGCTGAAACAGCGTATTATAGACATCATCAATCTACAGTTTACGGATACCGTCAAAGCACGGGTGATCGATAAAGAAATGAGTAACCGCTACGTTAACCGCGGTAACCGAAAGAAAGTTCGTTCACAACTGGCTATTTATGACTATCTTAAAAATGTAGAAAAACAAACACGTAAGCATAAGGGATCAGCAGATATCCATGACTCAGCCCAGCAACACGCCTGA